The Streptomyces sp. NBC_01244 genome contains a region encoding:
- a CDS encoding phosphotransferase: MVVLFLAGQVPDDLDPWAVRHLGALAAIEQDWQPGAWGNTLLHWDLRPDNMLRREDGPAVIIDWSYQNRGAAWIDPAVLVPHLILDGHTAAEAEAAVAHLPQPEDPRT, encoded by the coding sequence ATGGTCGTTCTGTTCCTGGCCGGGCAGGTGCCTGATGATCTCGACCCGTGGGCGGTGAGGCACCTGGGCGCCCTCGCGGCGATCGAGCAGGACTGGCAGCCCGGCGCCTGGGGGAACACGCTGCTGCACTGGGATCTGCGGCCGGACAACATGCTGCGCCGCGAGGACGGGCCGGCCGTCATCATCGACTGGTCGTACCAGAACCGGGGCGCGGCGTGGATAGACCCGGCCGTGCTGGTGCCGCATCTGATCCTCGACGGTCACACCGCCGCTGAGGCCGAGGCTGCGGTGGCTCATCTTCCGCAGCCGGAGGATCCCCGGACGTAG